The following are encoded together in the Terriglobales bacterium genome:
- a CDS encoding putative glycoside hydrolase yields the protein MQSSPVRTIGSVTILALVCAFSSACAESKAETQAQTAQTTSQGAPATSQASALPPGTISYAVEKTETVGSIAHRYLPQSSVMLASDLEAQIRTVNHLPEKQLYVKKGQTLLIPFTEPQPVAEHSVAMAKDDEVRAIYLTGAMAGSAKGLKIIQHWHEVGGNAVVFDIKDSDGSLSVAFDHPLAPHNRRAIPNLPKFVRYLHSMNLHAIARIALFRDEHIARDHSELAVQSRSTKQPWRENGKLVWTDTSNPKVQDYNIALAKWVAKSGADEIQFDYVRFPAEGNQSDAKFYFQSAHPDWKRSDVIADFLDRAYQQLHPEGVLVSLDVFGIMAWQRNVDLAHTGQDIVRMAKYCDVLSPMIYPSHFFGMDGYAHPGDEPEHFIGTSMDRFETITAGSGVVLRPWLQAFAWRTKSYSPEYILRQVSTSRDRGGIGFLFWNARNDYAKPYLAMPTMKEHADKYFGKRPPQVLVASAKEKSVPNPARRAHQPKATVKLAKAKRSSAASVAK from the coding sequence ATGCAATCCTCTCCCGTTCGTACCATCGGGTCTGTGACGATTCTTGCTCTTGTTTGCGCATTTTCTTCCGCATGCGCTGAGTCCAAGGCCGAAACTCAAGCACAAACAGCGCAAACGACTTCGCAGGGTGCGCCGGCGACAAGCCAGGCCAGCGCGTTGCCCCCGGGCACGATTTCGTACGCTGTGGAAAAGACTGAAACGGTTGGCAGCATCGCTCATAGGTATCTGCCGCAGTCATCTGTCATGCTGGCCAGTGACCTGGAAGCGCAGATTCGCACCGTAAATCACCTGCCGGAAAAGCAGTTGTATGTGAAAAAAGGCCAGACTCTGTTAATCCCTTTCACTGAGCCTCAGCCCGTGGCTGAGCACTCCGTGGCGATGGCGAAGGATGACGAGGTGCGCGCGATCTATCTGACGGGTGCGATGGCGGGCAGCGCGAAGGGACTAAAGATCATCCAGCATTGGCACGAAGTTGGCGGAAACGCTGTCGTATTTGACATCAAGGACAGCGATGGCTCGCTAAGCGTGGCGTTCGATCACCCGCTTGCTCCACACAATCGCCGTGCCATCCCCAATTTGCCTAAGTTTGTGCGCTATTTGCACTCAATGAATTTGCATGCAATCGCGCGCATCGCTCTCTTCCGCGATGAACACATCGCACGCGATCACTCGGAACTTGCGGTGCAGTCGCGCTCTACGAAGCAGCCCTGGCGCGAAAACGGCAAGCTGGTTTGGACGGACACGTCCAACCCGAAAGTACAGGACTACAACATCGCTTTAGCTAAGTGGGTAGCGAAGTCTGGCGCTGACGAGATTCAATTCGACTACGTGCGTTTTCCTGCGGAAGGTAATCAGTCTGACGCGAAGTTCTATTTCCAGTCGGCACATCCTGACTGGAAGCGCAGCGACGTGATTGCGGACTTCCTCGATCGGGCGTATCAGCAGCTGCATCCTGAAGGTGTGTTGGTGTCGCTCGATGTGTTCGGAATCATGGCGTGGCAACGAAACGTTGATCTTGCACACACCGGACAAGACATCGTACGTATGGCGAAATACTGCGACGTGCTCTCGCCGATGATCTATCCTTCACACTTTTTCGGTATGGACGGCTACGCTCACCCGGGCGACGAGCCTGAGCACTTTATCGGAACGTCGATGGACCGGTTTGAAACCATTACTGCCGGCAGCGGTGTCGTGCTCCGTCCCTGGCTGCAGGCGTTTGCGTGGCGCACCAAGAGTTATTCGCCCGAATACATTCTGCGACAGGTAAGTACTTCCCGCGACCGAGGCGGAATTGGATTCCTCTTTTGGAACGCTCGCAACGACTACGCGAAACCGTATTTGGCTATGCCGACGATGAAAGAACATGCCGACAAATATTTCGGCAAGCGTCCCCCACAGGTTCTCGTGGCGTCTGCTAAGGAAAAGTCAGTGCCGAATCCCGCACGGCGCGCTCATCAGCCAAAAGCGACTGTGAAATTGGCGAAGGCTAAACGGTCGAGCGCAGCTTCAGTAGCAAAATAG
- a CDS encoding AAA family ATPase, with amino-acid sequence MKTGLNAALDPSRRGTDAEDFERNLRRRIVGQDDAIQKMTEIYQMFLAGLNPPNRPVGNLLFLGPTGTGKTRVVEAVAETLFGEARACIKIDCAEFQHSHEIAKLIGSPPGYLGHRETHPLLTQEALNQWHTEKLRLSLLLFDEIEKASDSLWQLLLGILDKATLTLGDNRRVDLSQCVIVMTSNLGAGEMSELITGGLGFGQKSSQVDAKLDDKITRTATEAARRKFSPEFMNRIDKVVVFKTLKPEHLEQILEIELGMVQQRVLQATGNAQFVFSCTPKVKKFLLQEGTDNKYGARHLKRAIEKNVVFPLANLVATGQLKLGDFVRIDMQDNKLTFVKEAEGALVPVLLEKYGQEVGAAAAGAAARPARAPGAKRDFGPSTLIDK; translated from the coding sequence ATGAAAACCGGCCTTAATGCCGCACTCGATCCTTCCCGGCGGGGTACTGATGCAGAGGATTTCGAGCGCAACTTACGTCGCAGGATCGTTGGTCAGGACGATGCGATTCAGAAAATGACTGAGATCTACCAGATGTTTCTGGCAGGATTAAATCCTCCGAATCGTCCAGTAGGCAATCTTTTATTCTTGGGCCCCACAGGCACGGGCAAAACTCGCGTCGTAGAAGCGGTTGCCGAAACTCTCTTTGGTGAAGCTCGCGCTTGTATCAAGATCGATTGCGCGGAATTTCAGCACAGTCATGAAATCGCGAAACTGATTGGTTCACCTCCAGGATATCTAGGCCATCGCGAAACTCATCCTCTGCTCACTCAGGAAGCGTTGAACCAATGGCACACGGAAAAGCTTCGTCTCTCCTTGTTGCTGTTTGACGAAATAGAAAAGGCAAGCGACTCGCTCTGGCAGCTCCTTCTCGGCATTCTCGATAAAGCAACGCTCACGCTGGGCGATAATCGTCGCGTCGATCTTTCTCAGTGCGTGATCGTGATGACCTCGAACCTGGGTGCGGGCGAGATGAGTGAACTGATTACCGGCGGGCTCGGTTTCGGGCAAAAATCCAGTCAGGTGGATGCGAAACTCGACGACAAGATCACGCGCACTGCCACCGAAGCAGCGCGCAGGAAGTTCTCACCTGAGTTCATGAACCGCATCGACAAGGTCGTAGTGTTCAAGACGCTCAAGCCCGAGCACCTGGAACAGATCCTTGAGATTGAGTTGGGAATGGTTCAGCAGCGCGTTCTGCAGGCAACAGGAAACGCTCAGTTCGTCTTCAGTTGCACGCCGAAGGTGAAGAAATTCCTATTGCAGGAAGGCACCGACAACAAATATGGCGCGCGGCATCTGAAACGCGCGATCGAGAAGAATGTCGTCTTCCCCCTCGCGAACCTGGTCGCAACTGGTCAGTTGAAGCTGGGAGATTTTGTACGCATCGATATGCAGGACAACAAGCTCACGTTCGTGAAGGAGGCGGAGGGAGCGCTGGTTCCAGTTCTGCTCGAGAAATATGGTCAGGAGGTCGGCGCAGCCGCCGCCGGCGCTGCGGCCCGGCCGGCGCGAGCTCCAGGAGCCAAACGCGACTTCGGTCCCTCTACTCTGATCGACAAATAA
- a CDS encoding M48 family metallopeptidase — MTIYPRSTRAIALSLCLLLSAPEALLARVQPTSGSNMFTVEQEIQAGQQAAAQTNKQYPVLPDSNPVTQYIQQLGRRLVQYAPGEKWPYQFHVVNQKEINAFALPGGPLYVNVGTIQAADNEAQLAGVMAHELSHIIQRHATRAATKQYKAQVGLGILGAVLGGGIGGQLAGAGISFVAGSYFLKNSRQSEKEADLLGTDIMYDAGYDPIQLPKFFEKIEAEGSRGPQFLSDHPDPGNRIQYVDAEIKTLPAKRYREDSQQFVDIHRIAMSMHPLTAQQIAEQDQRGGFNPNGVSDGSTHQGGSSSPDTSYSASTNFQQLNHNNFTIGYPSNWQVYGDAQSAVTIAPQNGVGQDSNGQGAVAVGVIIDHYEPEQGGSLDQATHDLIASLRQSNPDLRQVGNDEAIRVNGVSGRSTDLIGTSPIRDSSGRAQRERDWLVTIGQPDGTLLYLVFIAPQNQFDRLRPTYEQMLRALRMR, encoded by the coding sequence ATGACGATCTATCCGCGCAGCACGCGGGCGATTGCTTTATCGCTCTGTCTGTTGCTATCTGCGCCTGAAGCACTTTTAGCGCGTGTTCAGCCCACCAGTGGCTCGAACATGTTCACCGTTGAGCAGGAGATTCAGGCCGGCCAACAGGCGGCAGCGCAGACGAACAAGCAATATCCAGTCTTGCCTGACTCCAATCCGGTAACGCAGTACATCCAGCAACTAGGACGCCGACTTGTGCAATACGCTCCCGGAGAAAAGTGGCCTTACCAGTTCCACGTCGTGAATCAGAAAGAGATTAACGCCTTCGCGCTGCCGGGCGGGCCATTGTATGTAAACGTCGGAACTATTCAGGCCGCAGACAACGAAGCGCAACTCGCCGGCGTGATGGCGCACGAGCTCTCGCACATTATTCAGCGTCACGCGACGCGGGCTGCCACAAAGCAATACAAGGCGCAGGTCGGATTAGGAATCCTGGGAGCCGTGTTAGGAGGAGGCATTGGAGGACAGTTGGCTGGCGCCGGAATCTCGTTCGTCGCGGGCTCGTACTTCCTAAAGAATTCACGGCAGTCTGAGAAAGAGGCTGACCTGCTCGGTACAGACATCATGTACGACGCGGGTTACGATCCCATCCAACTGCCAAAGTTCTTCGAAAAAATCGAAGCCGAGGGAAGCCGAGGTCCGCAGTTCTTGAGCGATCACCCCGATCCGGGCAATCGTATCCAATACGTCGACGCGGAAATCAAAACGCTTCCTGCAAAGCGCTACCGTGAAGACAGTCAGCAGTTCGTCGACATTCATCGGATCGCGATGAGCATGCATCCGCTGACGGCGCAACAGATAGCCGAGCAGGACCAACGCGGTGGTTTCAATCCAAATGGCGTGAGTGACGGATCCACTCACCAGGGAGGTTCCAGTTCACCTGACACGAGCTATTCCGCGAGCACGAATTTTCAACAACTGAATCACAACAACTTCACCATTGGGTATCCGTCGAACTGGCAGGTGTATGGAGACGCGCAGTCGGCGGTGACCATCGCTCCTCAGAATGGTGTTGGACAAGATTCCAACGGACAAGGTGCGGTCGCCGTGGGAGTAATCATTGACCACTATGAGCCGGAACAGGGTGGGAGCCTGGATCAAGCGACACACGACCTGATCGCAAGCTTGCGACAGTCAAATCCTGACTTGCGCCAGGTCGGCAACGACGAAGCCATACGCGTGAACGGAGTATCGGGACGTTCCACAGACTTGATCGGCACCTCACCAATCCGCGACAGCAGCGGACGAGCGCAAAGAGAGCGCGATTGGCTGGTAACGATTGGGCAGCCGGATGGGACTCTACTCTATCTAGTATTTATTGCGCCGCAGAATCAGTTTGATCGGTTACGTCCGACGTACGAGCAGATGCTTAGGGCGTTGAGGATGAGATAA
- a CDS encoding ADP-ribosylation factor-like protein produces the protein MSFINFAAREINCKIVYYGAGLGGKTTNLQHIFDKTNEKQKGKMISLATETDRTLFFDFLPLDLGTVRGFKTRFHLYTVPGQVFYDASRKLILRGVDGVVFVADSQPERLDANVEALDNLQDNLKEHGYDFAKIPYVLQLNKRDLPNVMPVEELKKELVKKNEAVFEAVAFQGNGVFETLREVARQVLVELKKG, from the coding sequence TTGAGCTTCATCAATTTCGCGGCCCGCGAGATTAATTGCAAGATTGTCTATTACGGAGCGGGCTTAGGCGGGAAAACTACTAACCTTCAGCATATTTTTGACAAGACCAACGAGAAGCAGAAGGGAAAAATGATCTCATTGGCCACCGAGACCGACCGCACCCTCTTCTTTGACTTTCTTCCCCTCGACCTAGGCACGGTTCGGGGCTTCAAGACTCGCTTTCACCTGTACACGGTTCCAGGACAGGTCTTCTACGACGCCAGCCGTAAGTTGATCCTGCGAGGTGTGGATGGCGTAGTTTTCGTGGCGGATTCTCAACCCGAACGTCTGGACGCGAACGTTGAAGCACTCGACAACTTGCAAGACAATCTCAAAGAGCACGGCTACGACTTCGCCAAGATTCCCTACGTTCTCCAACTCAACAAGCGCGACCTGCCGAACGTGATGCCCGTGGAGGAGCTCAAGAAAGAATTAGTCAAAAAAAACGAGGCCGTGTTCGAGGCAGTTGCCTTTCAAGGAAATGGGGTCTTCGAGACGCTCCGTGAAGTCGCACGTCAGGTGTTGGTGGAGTTAAAGAAGGGTTGA
- a CDS encoding VWA domain-containing protein, whose product MTLLLPIIVLSAGLSAQSQPQNLPDTPQPQQSVQRPESSGPAESSSRDSAPPPAAQPRVDKTAQPDSADAPAASGDTPAANAGQPVRNPATPDTDRLYKISSTTNFVEIPVTVKDRSGHMVEGLLPKDFTVYENGARQKLTYFTSDPLAISAAVLIDVGMSDTALRKVQSGIQALQGAFSQYDEVAVYTYGNSVAKESSFGTAGDRLTAALNHIVETKHGQQQGGVPVGGGPFAGGPTVNGRPFDPSVPQVPIVPHDRRVLNDAVLQAALDLSKVQPARRRVIMIVGDGREDGSRASYADVLKVLLTNKISVYAIGVGSAALPVYRKLEQINVPGTGTGNILPKYASATGGEVFSEFSKESIENAYSAVTLVARNQYTLGYYAQGTLADNYREIEVRVARTGVRVTAKAGYYPLPPGRQ is encoded by the coding sequence TTGACGTTGTTGCTCCCCATTATTGTTCTTAGCGCTGGGCTCAGTGCTCAATCGCAGCCACAGAACCTTCCTGACACTCCCCAGCCGCAGCAAAGCGTGCAGCGGCCTGAATCCTCTGGTCCTGCGGAATCCAGCTCGCGGGATTCCGCGCCTCCTCCTGCTGCGCAACCCAGAGTAGATAAGACCGCGCAACCTGATTCAGCCGACGCACCGGCCGCGTCAGGAGACACGCCAGCTGCAAATGCAGGGCAGCCAGTACGAAATCCTGCTACTCCGGATACTGATCGCCTCTACAAAATCTCGAGCACGACGAATTTTGTGGAGATTCCAGTGACCGTGAAGGACAGGTCTGGTCACATGGTCGAAGGCTTGCTGCCCAAAGACTTCACCGTGTACGAAAACGGCGCTCGGCAGAAGCTGACTTATTTCACGAGCGATCCTTTGGCAATTTCGGCAGCTGTGTTGATCGACGTCGGAATGTCGGATACGGCGTTGCGCAAAGTGCAATCTGGAATCCAGGCCCTTCAGGGTGCGTTCAGTCAATACGACGAGGTTGCCGTATACACGTACGGCAACTCTGTAGCCAAGGAGTCCAGTTTCGGCACAGCCGGTGATCGACTCACCGCAGCGCTCAATCACATCGTTGAGACAAAACACGGACAGCAGCAAGGTGGTGTACCGGTAGGCGGCGGTCCATTTGCTGGCGGACCAACCGTGAACGGACGTCCGTTTGATCCGAGCGTGCCACAGGTTCCCATCGTGCCGCACGATCGGCGAGTTCTGAACGACGCGGTCTTGCAAGCCGCGCTCGATCTTTCCAAGGTTCAGCCGGCTCGTCGTCGAGTAATCATGATTGTCGGCGACGGTAGGGAAGACGGCAGCCGTGCTTCTTACGCTGATGTTTTGAAAGTCTTGCTGACAAACAAGATTTCCGTCTACGCAATCGGTGTGGGTTCAGCAGCGCTTCCGGTGTATCGCAAACTGGAGCAGATCAACGTGCCGGGCACCGGCACGGGCAACATCCTGCCAAAATATGCCAGCGCGACCGGCGGGGAAGTCTTCAGTGAGTTCTCCAAGGAGTCGATCGAAAATGCTTACTCGGCTGTGACATTGGTAGCGCGCAATCAATACACCCTGGGTTACTACGCTCAGGGCACCTTGGCCGACAATTACCGCGAGATTGAAGTGCGAGTGGCTCGCACAGGAGTGCGCGTGACCGCAAAGGCGGGCTACTATCCGTTACCTCCTGGGCGGCAGTAA
- a CDS encoding VWA domain-containing protein encodes MKSQQLSVRAVNRTGAFLLLFFSMILTLPAVSQTQNLPPPKNPDTGPQTNSDDNSGPTMRDRTKQQEDNPVETLKVNVDVVSLLFNVKDKGGHLLPNLNKEEFQVVEDGKPQNIKYFKAESNLPLTIGILLDTSFSQDRVLPIEKEVGAQFLKRLLRKEDETFLISFDVNVDLLHDFTNAESDIRKGMDAAKINGGGGVGGLPGIGQGPVPISNPKGTLLYDAVYLAAHDKLRSEVGRKALILLTDGEDQGSQLKLPDALEAAQKADAIVYVLLISDSGIAAGTGPGLMRKLCEETGGRVINVGNNRDKLEKAFDQVSTELRSQYSLGYTPTNGKHDGTFRKVEIKTKEGYKVQTRKGYYAAAS; translated from the coding sequence ATGAAGTCTCAACAGCTGTCCGTTCGTGCAGTGAACCGCACTGGCGCATTTCTTCTTCTCTTCTTTTCGATGATCCTGACCCTGCCTGCGGTCTCACAAACTCAGAACCTGCCACCGCCAAAGAATCCCGACACGGGTCCGCAGACCAACAGCGACGATAACTCCGGTCCGACCATGCGCGATCGCACCAAACAGCAGGAAGATAATCCGGTCGAGACGCTGAAGGTCAACGTCGATGTTGTCAGCTTGCTTTTCAACGTGAAAGACAAAGGCGGCCATCTGCTGCCCAACCTGAACAAAGAAGAATTTCAGGTCGTCGAGGACGGCAAGCCGCAAAACATAAAATATTTCAAAGCCGAATCGAATCTGCCTCTCACCATCGGCATCCTGCTCGATACCAGCTTCAGCCAGGACCGCGTGCTGCCTATAGAGAAGGAGGTTGGAGCCCAATTCCTGAAACGATTGCTGCGCAAGGAAGACGAGACGTTCCTGATTAGCTTCGACGTAAACGTTGATTTGCTGCACGATTTTACGAACGCGGAGAGTGACATTCGCAAGGGAATGGACGCAGCGAAGATTAACGGCGGAGGTGGGGTCGGTGGACTTCCCGGAATCGGACAGGGGCCCGTGCCGATTAGCAATCCAAAAGGCACGCTGCTATACGACGCTGTCTACCTGGCCGCACATGACAAACTCCGCAGCGAAGTTGGACGCAAGGCGCTCATCCTCCTGACCGACGGAGAAGATCAGGGCAGCCAACTCAAGCTGCCGGACGCACTGGAAGCCGCGCAGAAGGCGGACGCTATCGTCTATGTCCTGCTCATCAGCGACAGCGGCATCGCAGCAGGAACCGGCCCCGGTTTGATGAGGAAGCTATGCGAAGAAACTGGCGGACGTGTGATTAATGTCGGCAACAATCGTGACAAGCTGGAGAAGGCCTTCGACCAGGTCTCAACCGAGCTGCGCAGCCAGTACAGCCTTGGCTACACGCCAACCAACGGCAAACACGACGGCACATTTCGCAAGGTAGAGATCAAGACCAAGGAAGGCTACAAAGTCCAGACGCGCAAGGGATACTACGCGGCTGCGAGCTAG
- a CDS encoding VWA domain-containing protein, with the protein MRVFRLAWIAPLAFTLTVSAQDGASLPSAPSATLEQQRPPAPPPEPPQQQTKAPEPKVEDAKPQQPVLETLDPKMRPKPVQPTNTASQPEQAAQAQAPPAPSKNEAEGSQDKPFNIVVPVNEVNVVFTVTDKHNRYVKDLKAADFRILDNNKPPANVRNFASETNLPLRVGLLVDASNSIRDRFRFEQQAAIEFLNQIVHPDRDQAFVIGFDTTPEITQDFTNNPEKLAAGVRMLRPGGGTALYDAVYGACHDKLVKTQSTRGALRRAIILLSDGEDNQSRVTRDDAIEEAQRAEVIVYTISTNVSGTKSRGDKILEAIASATGGRAFFPFKIEEVSDAFSQIQEELRSQYAVSYKPADFSADGKYRSIDIEAVNKKYRVRSRKGYFAPRAERAAAAVGAQ; encoded by the coding sequence ATGCGAGTCTTTCGTTTAGCCTGGATCGCGCCTTTAGCCTTCACGCTTACTGTCTCCGCCCAAGATGGCGCCAGTTTACCTTCAGCGCCTTCAGCAACTCTGGAGCAACAACGCCCGCCAGCTCCGCCTCCAGAGCCTCCACAGCAGCAGACTAAGGCACCGGAGCCCAAGGTCGAAGATGCCAAGCCACAGCAGCCGGTGCTGGAAACGCTCGATCCTAAAATGAGGCCGAAACCGGTTCAGCCGACGAACACCGCCTCGCAACCGGAACAGGCTGCTCAAGCGCAAGCACCTCCCGCTCCCTCAAAGAACGAAGCTGAAGGTAGCCAGGACAAGCCCTTCAATATCGTGGTCCCGGTTAACGAAGTAAACGTAGTATTCACGGTTACCGACAAACACAACCGTTACGTGAAGGACCTTAAGGCAGCGGATTTTCGCATTCTCGACAACAACAAGCCGCCTGCCAACGTTCGCAATTTCGCTTCGGAGACAAATCTTCCACTGCGTGTAGGGCTGCTGGTGGATGCGAGCAACTCCATTCGCGATCGCTTCCGCTTTGAGCAACAGGCGGCGATCGAGTTCCTGAACCAGATTGTTCACCCGGATCGTGATCAGGCATTTGTAATTGGGTTCGACACAACGCCTGAGATTACACAGGACTTCACTAACAACCCGGAGAAGCTTGCCGCTGGCGTCCGCATGCTGCGTCCGGGCGGAGGCACTGCTTTGTACGACGCGGTGTACGGAGCCTGTCACGACAAGCTGGTTAAGACACAGAGCACTCGAGGAGCGTTGCGTCGAGCAATTATTCTGCTATCCGACGGTGAAGACAATCAAAGTCGAGTGACGCGCGACGATGCCATTGAAGAGGCGCAGCGGGCGGAAGTAATTGTGTACACGATCAGCACGAATGTGAGTGGGACCAAGAGCCGGGGTGACAAGATTCTCGAGGCCATCGCCAGCGCTACGGGCGGACGAGCGTTCTTCCCATTCAAGATCGAAGAAGTTTCCGACGCTTTCTCGCAAATTCAGGAAGAGCTGCGAAGCCAATACGCCGTTTCCTACAAGCCTGCTGATTTCAGCGCGGACGGAAAGTATCGCAGTATCGATATCGAAGCTGTGAACAAGAAGTATAGGGTTCGCAGCCGTAAGGGCTACTTTGCGCCGCGAGCTGAGAGGGCCGCGGCTGCAGTTGGTGCCCAGTAG